A genomic window from Streptomyces misionensis includes:
- a CDS encoding nucleotide disphospho-sugar-binding domain-containing protein — MRVLFTTAPLPGHLYPMVPLAWALRAAGHQVLVAAPENFSETVVATGLPAATSAPPVAFEEFMLHDRDGRRLTPAADPAERRRESGRAWGRLAARTLDGTLRLIETWRPDLLVCEPMEYAGQLAASAHGVPWIEPGLSLSDFSAPEGPRASAVAELGPERAALGVPRLQDPALFLDVRPAALRGPDPRAGLPMRYVPYNGPDVRPPWLDAPRSRPRICLTLGSMLPTHGRLDFPGRMAELARALTGLGAEVVVAVDDRVAEAWRPLPSGVVAAGRFALERGLTGCDLLISHGGPGSVFAALSLGVPQLCLPQTSDQFDNSLRLQEYGCGLRLLPGEASTEAVLERAEALLREAGYRERASEVAAATAAMPAPADVVAELAKAAAGRAG, encoded by the coding sequence ATGCGGGTCCTGTTCACCACTGCCCCCCTGCCCGGCCACCTGTATCCGATGGTGCCGCTCGCCTGGGCACTGCGTGCCGCGGGCCACCAGGTGCTGGTGGCCGCGCCGGAGAACTTCAGCGAGACCGTCGTGGCCACCGGGCTCCCCGCCGCCACCAGCGCACCGCCCGTGGCGTTCGAGGAGTTCATGCTGCACGACCGGGACGGTCGCCGGCTCACCCCCGCGGCCGACCCGGCCGAGCGCCGCAGGGAGAGCGGCCGTGCCTGGGGACGGCTGGCCGCCCGGACGCTCGACGGCACGCTCCGCCTGATCGAGACGTGGCGGCCGGACCTGCTGGTGTGCGAGCCCATGGAGTACGCCGGACAACTGGCGGCGTCCGCGCACGGCGTGCCGTGGATCGAGCCCGGGCTGAGCCTGTCCGACTTCAGCGCCCCCGAGGGGCCGCGGGCGAGCGCCGTGGCGGAACTCGGGCCCGAGCGCGCCGCCCTCGGTGTGCCCCGGCTGCAGGACCCCGCGCTCTTCCTGGACGTGCGCCCGGCGGCGCTGCGCGGCCCGGACCCCCGCGCCGGTCTGCCGATGCGGTACGTCCCCTACAACGGCCCCGACGTCCGCCCCCCCTGGCTCGACGCGCCGCGCTCCCGGCCGCGGATCTGCCTCACCCTCGGCAGCATGCTGCCCACCCACGGCCGCCTCGACTTCCCCGGGCGCATGGCCGAACTCGCCCGCGCCCTCACCGGTCTCGGAGCCGAGGTCGTGGTGGCGGTGGACGACCGCGTCGCCGAGGCCTGGCGGCCGCTGCCGTCCGGGGTGGTCGCGGCCGGCCGCTTCGCGCTGGAGCGCGGGCTCACCGGCTGCGACCTGCTGATCAGCCACGGCGGCCCGGGCTCGGTCTTCGCCGCGCTCTCGCTGGGTGTCCCCCAACTGTGCCTGCCGCAGACCTCGGACCAGTTCGACAACTCGCTGCGGCTGCAGGAGTACGGCTGCGGGCTGCGCCTGCTGCCGGGCGAGGCGTCCACCGAGGCGGTACTGGAGCGCGCCGAGGCACTGCTGCGGGAGGCCGGGTACCGGGAGCGGGCCAGTGAGGTCGCCGCCGCGACGGCCGCGATGCCCGCCCCCGCCGACGTCGTCGCCGAGCTGGCCAAGGCCGCCGCCGGCCGGGCCGGGTGA
- a CDS encoding NAD-dependent epimerase/dehydratase family protein, whose amino-acid sequence MQIVGNGFLARHFARLADRHDGVVLLAAGVSWAAGTSAAAFAREEALVREVLRRCRADGTRLVFFSTASTGMYGAPGCHGREDELVTPCTPYGRHKRALEQVVGSGGADHLVLRLGHVVGPGHPPHQLLPSLISQVRAGEVTVHRGAARDLIAIDDVVDLVDRLLTLGVRDDVVNIASGVAVPVEAIVDHLERRLGTPATRRFVTGLGANHRVRIDKLRRLLHPRPVAFADDYYQGVLDRYVDSPATAQEAPAL is encoded by the coding sequence GTGCAGATCGTCGGAAACGGCTTCCTCGCCCGGCACTTCGCGCGCCTGGCCGACCGCCACGACGGGGTCGTGCTGCTCGCCGCCGGGGTGTCCTGGGCCGCCGGCACCTCGGCCGCCGCATTCGCCCGCGAGGAGGCGCTGGTGAGGGAGGTACTGCGCCGCTGCCGGGCCGACGGCACCCGGCTCGTCTTCTTCTCCACCGCCTCCACCGGCATGTACGGCGCCCCCGGCTGCCACGGGCGGGAGGACGAATTGGTCACGCCCTGCACTCCGTACGGGCGGCACAAGCGGGCGCTGGAGCAGGTGGTCGGCTCCGGTGGCGCCGACCACCTCGTCCTCCGCCTCGGCCACGTCGTCGGCCCCGGCCACCCGCCGCACCAGTTGCTGCCCTCACTGATCAGCCAGGTGCGCGCGGGCGAGGTGACGGTGCACCGCGGCGCGGCTCGCGATCTGATCGCCATCGACGACGTGGTCGACCTGGTCGACCGGCTGCTCACGCTCGGCGTGCGCGACGACGTGGTCAACATCGCCTCCGGGGTGGCCGTCCCCGTCGAGGCGATCGTCGACCATCTCGAGCGGCGGCTCGGCACCCCGGCGACGCGCCGGTTCGTCACCGGCCTCGGCGCCAACCACCGGGTCCGCATCGACAAGCTGCGGCGGCTGCTGCACCCGCGACCGGTGGCCTTCGCCGACGACTACTACCAGGGGGTGCTCGACCGCTACGTCGACTCCCCGGCGACCGCACAGGAAGCCCCGGCACTGTGA
- a CDS encoding acyl carrier protein — MSQQTVMELAELTRLLRENAGEAEGVDLDGDVLDTDFMELGYDSLALLQVVGSIQRDYGIVIPDDAAAEAETPRALLDLINGARSYAA; from the coding sequence ATGTCCCAGCAGACCGTGATGGAACTCGCCGAACTGACCCGCCTGCTCCGGGAGAACGCGGGCGAGGCGGAGGGGGTCGACCTCGACGGCGACGTCCTCGACACCGACTTCATGGAGCTCGGCTATGACTCGCTCGCACTGCTGCAGGTCGTAGGGAGCATCCAGCGCGACTACGGGATCGTGATCCCGGACGACGCCGCAGCCGAGGCGGAGACCCCGCGCGCGCTGCTCGACCTGATCAACGGCGCCCGGTCGTACGCGGCCTGA
- a CDS encoding nucleotide disphospho-sugar-binding domain-containing protein gives MRVLFVTAVMPSHYFVMAPFAWALRAAGHEVYAATHPELVDTVAASGIPVVGAGPPVDFARRYRERAGTGRPAAADPKTLFCDIADGMADDVVRFARAWWPDVVVWEPSALAGPLVAAVTGALSLRCPWGPDIVGRGLGRDNLPPEFGALFERFGLRLADVPEWWNLDACPEAAQVPGMARRLPVRYVPYSSAGRVPSGVLERPAGRPRICVALGITMTEVAGPDGFFAPRVLDALCGLDVELVAAVVAGQRPLLGTVPQGVRVVEDCALHMLIPSCDLVIHHGGTGTMLTAALHGVPQLALSHSPDQRFFAVHLARTGAGSHLPAAEAGPAELRGLVGELLGDPACRAAAAALRDAMTGLPTLADYIPVVERLAAGDGAADALAPIAQHIPQLIQQLGQQGAAS, from the coding sequence GTGCGTGTGCTGTTCGTGACGGCCGTGATGCCGTCGCACTACTTCGTCATGGCGCCGTTCGCCTGGGCCCTGCGCGCCGCGGGACACGAGGTGTACGCCGCCACCCACCCGGAGCTCGTCGACACCGTCGCGGCGTCCGGCATACCCGTGGTCGGCGCCGGCCCGCCGGTGGACTTCGCCCGCCGCTACCGGGAGCGGGCCGGGACGGGGCGGCCCGCGGCGGCGGACCCCAAGACGCTCTTCTGCGACATCGCCGACGGCATGGCCGACGACGTGGTGCGGTTCGCCCGCGCCTGGTGGCCGGACGTCGTGGTCTGGGAGCCGTCCGCGCTCGCCGGGCCGCTCGTCGCCGCCGTCACGGGCGCGCTGTCGCTGCGCTGCCCTTGGGGGCCGGACATCGTCGGCCGCGGCCTGGGCCGGGACAACCTGCCGCCCGAGTTCGGCGCGCTCTTCGAACGGTTCGGGCTGCGCCTGGCCGACGTGCCAGAGTGGTGGAACCTCGACGCCTGCCCCGAGGCGGCGCAGGTGCCGGGGATGGCCAGGCGGTTGCCGGTGCGCTACGTGCCGTATAGCAGCGCCGGGCGGGTGCCGTCCGGGGTGCTGGAGCGGCCCGCTGGCCGGCCCCGGATCTGCGTCGCGCTGGGCATCACCATGACCGAGGTGGCTGGCCCGGACGGCTTCTTCGCCCCCCGGGTGCTCGACGCCCTGTGCGGGCTCGACGTCGAGCTCGTCGCCGCCGTCGTGGCGGGCCAGCGGCCGCTGCTGGGTACGGTGCCGCAGGGGGTTCGGGTCGTGGAGGACTGCGCCCTGCACATGCTCATCCCCTCCTGCGACCTCGTCATCCACCACGGCGGCACCGGCACCATGCTCACCGCCGCACTGCACGGCGTACCGCAGCTGGCGCTCAGCCACAGCCCCGACCAGCGGTTCTTCGCCGTCCACCTGGCGCGCACCGGCGCGGGCAGCCACCTCCCCGCAGCCGAGGCGGGGCCCGCCGAACTGCGCGGGCTCGTCGGGGAGCTGCTCGGCGACCCCGCCTGCCGAGCGGCCGCGGCGGCCCTGCGGGACGCCATGACGGGCCTGCCGACACTCGCGGACTACATACCGGTCGTGGAGCGGCTGGCGGCCGGAGACGGGGCCGCCGACGCGCTCGCGCCCATCGCACAGCACATACCGCAGCTCATACAGCAGCTCGGACAGCAGGGAGCAGCATCATGA
- the rfbB gene encoding dTDP-glucose 4,6-dehydratase: MRILVTGGAGFIGSHYVRSLLAGAYPGFEGARVTVVDSLTYAGNPANLPLDDPRLELVKGDICDQPLLEEVFPGHDAVLHFAAESHVDRSLDGPAGFVRTNVAGTQCVLDAALRCGVPRVVHVSTDEVYGSITEGAWTEESPLLPNSPYSASKAGSDLIARAYWRTHGLDVSITRCSNNYGPHQHVEKLIPRFVTNLLDGQPVPLYGDGGNVREWLHVDDHCRALHLVLTKGRAGEVYNIGGGHHATNREITEQLLELCGADWDMVRKVADRKGHDLRYALDDSKIREQLGYAPRVAFEWGLADLVAWYRENRGWWEPLKQTAS, encoded by the coding sequence ATGAGGATTCTGGTCACCGGCGGAGCCGGGTTCATCGGCTCCCACTACGTACGCTCCCTGCTGGCGGGCGCCTACCCGGGTTTCGAGGGGGCCCGGGTGACGGTGGTCGACAGCCTGACCTACGCGGGGAACCCCGCCAACCTCCCGCTGGACGACCCGAGGCTGGAGTTGGTCAAGGGGGACATCTGCGACCAGCCGCTGCTGGAGGAGGTCTTCCCCGGCCACGACGCCGTGCTGCACTTCGCCGCCGAGTCCCACGTGGACCGCTCCCTGGACGGCCCCGCCGGATTCGTGCGCACCAACGTCGCTGGCACCCAGTGCGTGCTCGACGCGGCGCTGCGCTGCGGCGTCCCCCGGGTGGTGCACGTCTCCACCGACGAGGTGTACGGCTCGATCACCGAGGGCGCGTGGACCGAGGAGTCACCGCTGCTGCCCAACTCCCCCTACTCCGCCTCCAAGGCGGGCAGCGACCTGATCGCACGCGCCTACTGGCGCACCCACGGCCTCGACGTCTCCATCACCCGCTGCTCCAACAACTACGGGCCCCACCAGCACGTCGAAAAGCTCATCCCGCGGTTCGTCACCAACCTGCTGGACGGGCAGCCCGTCCCGCTCTACGGCGACGGCGGCAACGTGCGCGAATGGCTGCACGTGGACGACCACTGCCGCGCCCTGCACCTGGTGCTCACCAAGGGCCGCGCGGGGGAGGTCTACAACATCGGCGGCGGCCACCACGCCACCAACCGCGAGATCACCGAGCAGCTGCTCGAACTGTGCGGCGCCGACTGGGACATGGTCCGGAAGGTCGCCGACCGCAAGGGCCACGACCTGCGGTACGCGCTCGACGACAGCAAGATCCGCGAGCAGCTCGGCTACGCGCCGCGGGTGGCCTTCGAGTGGGGTCTGGCCGACCTGGTCGCCTGGTACCGGGAGAACCGCGGCTGGTGGGAGCCGCTGAAGCAGACGGCGTCCTGA
- a CDS encoding acyltransferase domain-containing protein, producing MSSTAPAPAAAPAPPARGPQAPPRLAFLLPGQGAQRPGMALGLYGVEESFTAAVNEVLDLYGPEGDRIRGDWASEHPAVPLDHVSRAQPLLFALDYALGRMLLAWGARPAVLLGHSAGEAAAAVLAGVMTLPDAVALLAERVELIADAPPGGMLAVAASEAEVAPYLTDEVVVGAVNAPAQLLLAGPEPQLTAVAGALTADGVVCARARATHGFHSPSMDDACRRHLLSVAAVPLRPPAITVLSGYTAAELTADQATDPEFWAGQPARQVRFGPALDRLLAAGPCHLVETGPGQSLSALARRHPGVTRGGSTVVSLLDARARGPHRDRAALLRAAEHLAALGHLSDPDAVARLRAALGTEAGASTAVRPRFETPARRSAP from the coding sequence ATGTCTTCCACCGCGCCCGCACCCGCAGCCGCGCCCGCGCCGCCCGCCAGGGGGCCACAGGCCCCGCCACGGCTCGCCTTCCTGCTGCCCGGTCAGGGCGCACAGCGACCCGGCATGGCCCTCGGCCTGTACGGCGTCGAGGAGTCCTTCACCGCCGCCGTCAACGAGGTGCTCGACCTGTACGGCCCGGAGGGCGACCGGATCCGCGGCGACTGGGCGAGCGAGCACCCGGCCGTCCCGCTCGACCACGTCTCGCGCGCCCAGCCGCTGCTGTTCGCCCTCGACTACGCGCTCGGCCGGATGCTGCTGGCCTGGGGCGCGCGGCCCGCCGTGCTGCTCGGCCACAGCGCCGGGGAGGCGGCCGCGGCGGTGCTCGCCGGGGTGATGACGCTGCCGGACGCGGTGGCGCTGCTCGCCGAGCGCGTCGAGCTCATCGCGGACGCGCCCCCCGGTGGCATGCTCGCCGTCGCCGCGAGCGAGGCGGAGGTGGCCCCGTACCTGACCGACGAGGTCGTCGTCGGCGCGGTCAACGCCCCCGCCCAACTCCTGCTCGCCGGGCCGGAACCACAGCTCACCGCGGTCGCCGGGGCACTCACCGCGGACGGTGTCGTCTGCGCCCGGGCCCGCGCCACGCACGGTTTCCACAGCCCGTCGATGGACGACGCCTGCCGCCGGCACCTCCTCTCGGTCGCCGCTGTGCCGCTGCGCCCGCCGGCCATCACCGTCCTGTCCGGCTACACCGCCGCAGAACTCACCGCGGACCAGGCCACCGACCCGGAGTTCTGGGCCGGCCAGCCGGCGCGCCAGGTGCGCTTCGGACCCGCCCTTGACCGGCTGCTCGCCGCGGGCCCCTGCCATCTGGTCGAGACCGGGCCCGGACAGAGCCTGTCCGCGCTCGCCCGCCGCCACCCCGGCGTCACGCGGGGCGGCAGCACGGTGGTGTCCCTGCTCGACGCCCGTGCCCGCGGCCCGCACCGGGACCGGGCCGCGCTGCTGCGCGCCGCCGAACACCTGGCCGCGCTCGGTCACCTGTCCGACCCGGACGCCGTCGCCCGGCTGCGTGCCGCGCTCGGTACCGAAGCCGGTGCCTCCACAGCGGTTCGACCCCGGTTCGAGACGCCGGCACGACGCTCGGCGCCATGA